CCCAGCCCTCTGTGAATGTTACCAGCTTACTCCTTGACCCTGAGTGCAGGAGACTTGTGGCAGACCCCACCCCTCTGTTACCGTATCCATTCCTGCCAGCATCTGCACTGCTTGCTGCTCCGGagctccagctccagggctCCCTCAGAGAACAAAAGGGCAGGGCCTGGCCTGAGCATGTCCTATCTCTGGGTGATTTTGCATACTGGCTCAAGGACAATGCTACTTCCCCACCCCGGGTTGCCTTCCTTCAGGCTTGGGGAGGCATATGGGAGTCCGTGGGGGACAgtgtggggagcagctgaggtcatGTCCCCATGCAGGAGTTCATGGTACGCAACGACACACCCTGTGGCACCACCATCGGCCCCATTCTGGCCTCCCGCCTGGGGCTGCGTGTGCTGGACATCGGCTGCCCACAGTTGGCCATGCACTCCATCCGGGAGATGTGCTGCACGTCGGGGGTGCTCCAGAGCATCACCCTCTTCAAGGTGAGCCCAGTCTCCCCATCCTGTGCCAGAGCCCCCTATCTGCTGTTCCACATCTCCTGCATGCAGGGGGACAtgtctccctgtccccatccagCCCCACCTTGGGGCTGAGCCCAGccaccccccccagctccccaccccTCTCAGAAAATCCCCCCTTTGCATCCCCGCCTTCCCTGGTGGCTGCCATCCCCAAGTGGTTCCTATGGTAACCAGTGCTTGCCTTGCGTCGCTGATGGGTTACCATGGCAACACGgtcctgctctctgccagcagctgcctgctaTTACGCCAGGCACATAACCTGACAGGGAGCCTCTGCCTGTTTCCGCCCACCCCACGCTGTCCTGCCTGGCCCACCCTGATGATGGTCTGTCTCCTTCCAGGGCTTCTTCGAGCTCCTGCCGGTggtcagcagcagcctggtggtCGACTGagcacagcagggagggagcGGCGGTGGGCTCAGCCCTGGCGCCATTAAAGCATCTCTTGTCTCGCTAGCGAGTGGTTCATGAGCGCAGCTGGGGGAGATGGGGGACAGACCTGGGTCCCACCCTTGCTCTGCCCCAGGGCCAGCAGTGGGACCCTGCTCACCCTCTCTCAGCACTGTGTTGGGTGACAGGCACTGGGGATCCCAGATAAAGGCCAGAATGGCGCTGTCTGCCCCCACAGGGAGATTGGAGAAAGGGGtttggaaggggggggggggcgatATCTCCTGCTTCCTGCACAGCTGAGGCCACTGCAGGGGATGAGGCCTGCCCTGCTATGACTGGACTAAGGCCTCCTGCCTGGCCCTTCTGGACCTGAAGCTGCAGATGGAGATCGGCGGCTGCCCGCTCCTCTCCGCCCTTTGCAGGTGGGGGTGTGAGGGTGTGGCCCAGCGCTCGCTGCTCATTAGGTCCTCATCTGAGGTGTGGTCCGCCCAGAAACCAATGGGGCCGccaggcagggaagggacaggCGGTGATTGGCGGAGGGGCTACTGGCGGGGTGGCACACCCCCGGGGGGGCGTGGCTCGCCTCCAGGGAGGTTGTGATTGGCGGGGTGTCCCTTCGGGGCGTGACGTAATTGGCTCCGCTCGATAATAGGGGGCGTGAATACAACGTCTTGGAGGGGGGAAAAGTCTCGATCGCTGATTGGCTGCGGTGCGGGGAGGCGTGGCGCTAttggtggggagggggcggtGGGAGGGGCGCGCGGCGCGGCGGGGCGCGGGttggcggcggcgggggcgcGGCCGGCGGGTGCGCCATGGTGCGGCCGTGAGTGGAGCATGGGGCGGCGGCTCCTCCGGGcgctcctctgcctcctcctcctggccgGCCGCGGGCTGCTGCGGGACGGCGGCGCCTCTGCTACCGCCACCGCCGCGCACGGTGAGACCGGGGCCGGGCAGGCGCTTCCTGGGGAGTGGCTGGGCAGGGGGTTCTGCGGCCGGTGCTGTCGGCGCTGCCGAGGATGCTGTCACGGCGTGCAGCGGCAGGCCTGGCCCTCGGCAGAGAGCGAGAGAGAGCAGCCTGGCGCCCGCACGGCTGGTGTGGGGTTGGCACCGGAGGGCGCCTCTCTCCTCGTCTggtggggctgctgggctggtggtggtgctggcCCCGGGCCCCCGCCGCCTGCAGAGCTACTGCCTCCTGGGGGTGCCGGTTGGGAGCAGGGCGATGCTCGTTTAGGGACCCTGCCCGGGGCAAAGGCGGCGTCTGGGGCTGCCGCAGGGATGGAGAGCCTAAGGCAACGGCGCTGAGCGGTGACTGCCTGCGGGACCCTGGCGCCCTTTAAGCCGCCCTCCACCGGGAAGCGCGGCCGGGCCCGGGATGCGAGGGCGGGCTGGGGTAcctgctctcctccagctcgGCCCGTGCGGCCCCTGCCGGGGGTTCTCGGGGACCCGAATAGCAAGCCTGCAGTTTCCCCGGCCCAGCACCGGTACGGTCGCGGCGGCCGCTGACTCACTACCGGGCGCCCGGGGGCTACTGCATCTCATCCTCTGGGAGCTATGAGGTCCGACCTCATAGCGGGAACCCCATTATCCCAAGGAGCAGGAGACGACGGTGGCGGAGCGGCTGCTGCCGTGCGCCGTCCCGCCCGGGGAGCCGCCCGAGGGAGCCTCACGGGGCCGCGGCCGCCGCCCCTCCCGGCGGAGCGGGGCGTCCCGGCCGAGGCGGCTACGCCGCTTCAGCACCACGGACAGCGCCCGCTCGGACCGCCGCttcggcccggcccggcccaccCGCATCCCCTGGCAGCGGGTCCTGTGCCCCCACCCTCCCGGGGGTGCCCGGTTACTGGGGGCCCCCCTCCCCActtgcccccttcccctgcGGCGGGCTCGGCGtgcccctccctcccctccccccggTTGTTTTCTCGTTCCTTCCTCGCCATCCAGGGCTGAGTCATCGCCTGCTGCCGTCTCGCTGCTGACGGGCTTGGACCGAGAcggagggggaaaggaaggggaaagccTCCTCCTGCCCAAGTACTCCCCCTCGCAGGGGGAGGACAGACGtattcccccctcctcccccgccAGCTGTACGCGTGCTTTGGGGTCCCCTTGCAGAGAGAGTATGTCCCTGGTGTCACAGCATCCAGGGTCTGTGTCCCTGCCTCGTAGTGTCGCATGTGGGAGGACAACAGACATGGTCTTGTAACTGTCTGGTCCCTCATCTTTCACTTCCTAACTGCCTGcacacaaaaaaactccaagcCTTCCCTCTACTCCCTACAGCCAGGCTCTGTACACAAACCCTGTCTTggctttggggtggggggaaggctGGCACCAAGGCCCTGCCTTGGACTACCAGGCTTTGCCCCTCACCATCATCACTTCATTGCACCCCCATGGAACTTTTATGGAAAGCAAAAATCCCCAAGCAGCTGATGATGGACAAACCCTGTTAGAGCCCCCTTGGCCACTATGCTGACTgtcctgtctgtctgtcccagGTTGCCTGTTTGACCGGAGGCTGTGCTCCCCCCAGGAGGTGTGTGTGCAGGGTAAGTGGCTAGCCAGGGGTGCAAGGGtcccttctttcttcccaaGGGAAGAGATATGGGCAGTACTAGGCTACCTGGCAGAGGAATTTGGTGGTTCAATGTGGGGTGGCATAGCAGGAGACCCTCACCTCAGGGATGCTCCTCCATCCCATcctgctgcctctctctctttcagatGGGCTGTTTGGGCAGTGCCAGGTTGGCTCCGTGCAGGACAGACCCTACTTCCAGGTCACCTCTCACGTGCTCCAGCGCCTGCAGGATGTCTTGCGGCACCTCATGGCACAAGGTGAAGAGGGGAGCATGGGGGCAAGTCACTGCAGCCTGCTAGGGAGGGGATAACAGACAGTGGCACTAGTGCTGTCTGGGGTCCTGCTGGCCCAGGGGACAGGGTGTGCTGAGGAGGGCTCCAGGTGACTAGAAAGAGCAGAGCCAAACCCAGGACATGGGAGATGGACCAAGGACACCAGGGCAACCTCTCATGTGCTCGCTCTGCAGTCCACAGGCCTCCTCTGTGTCTCACATCTCACTCCCATGACAGGGCTCTCATGGCAGGATGGCATCACCCAGTATGTGATCTCACAGGAGATGGAGCGCATCCCCCGCCTCCGCCCACCACCCCCGCTGGAGCCAATGGCCAGGGACAGGTAGGACAGAGCCAGCTGCTAGTCTTTGAGCAGACCCCGGCAGGGCAGTGAGGGCTTTGTCCCCCAGGGAGAGTTTTGGGAGTGACATCCCCAGATCTAGGTGAgtcacactgctgctgtttgcctCCAAGGTTCTTGCCCCTCCGCAGCTCCCCACGGCGAGCCCCGCTCACCACAGACCCTggcctgccagcagctcagcatctgGGGCAGCTCCCACCGCTGTTGCCCTCCCCCATGGTGCAGCGTTACCTGGAGCACGTCCTGCTGCCCCCCTCACCCCAGCTGGGCTATGAAGAAGCTGTGCTCAACCCCTACTCCTACCACAGGGTAAGTCATAGGTGGAAAGGTAGAGATGGGAATGGGTCTGCTGGCTCTGGGGTTCTTTGCCATGCAGTGGCAGGGCTTTGACCATGTAGGTTCTGTGTTTTGGTTGCAGTTCGGCTATCAGAATGGTGCTCACCAGCTCTCCAGCGGCTCAGCCAGGCAGAGCCCAGAGACCTCCTCGCTGCTGGGCCGGGTCCCTGCCCAGGCCTTCTTTGGGGCTGGCCCTGTGCCCTCCTATGGTGGGCAGCCAGGAACGGATGGGGGGCATCTCTTCCAGGACTTAGGCATGCTTTCCCTGCCCAGAGAGAAAGCTGGCCACTCAGACCCTGCCAGCACTAGGCTCCAGCACAGCTTGCGGCTCTCTGGTGACTACAGGGACACGGAGGAGAGGGAGCAGACAGCACCTCTAGCTGCCCAGCCTCCCCCTGCGCAGACAGGTACCATGTTCTCCAGCCAGACACCAGCCATCACCCTCATCCTGTCCCCACAGCCGCGTTGTTTGTGGCTCAGACTCTGCCTCATCCTTGACTTCATGCCCATAGGCAAATGTTTCTCCTTGACCCCACCTGCCCCAGCTACTGTGTCCCAAACCCGTGGTCTCTCTGTGGATGCAGAGTGTCCAACCTGATGCTATGTCCTCTTGCAGATGCTGCCATGAAGAGACTGGCTTCCCTCCTGGCCAGCTATGGACTGGGGCTACCAGAGCTGAGCCCCCAGCAGCTAAGCAGCCTCTCCgcccttctccagctgctccaaaGCTCTGGTGAGTGGGACGTAGGGATGGGGAAGGCAGGGACTGGTAGTGGTGGGTGCCAGCATGCCTTATTTTGTGAAGAGGGTCTTTCCTCTTGGGTAGGAACCAGGTCCTTGCTGCAGGACCTctatctctctctccttcccaggtgctgctggcccCGAAGTGCTGACAGTGAAACGGGTGGGTTTGCAGCAgggtggtgctggaggaggtgtCGCGCAGCAGgtgggatgtgtgtgtgtgtgtatgtaggGGAGAAGACCCACAGGGCTCTCCTTGGAAGTCCCagctcctcccttttcctctctccagatGTTGGAAGGGGACATGCAGCACAGAGAGGAGCCAGTGCACCCTACCTCCACAGTGCcaccccccaaaatcccaaacagcagctccttAGGGGATGGGCTGAAGGACAGGGCAATGTCCTTGCCACCCCCCCACGCCGAACCACAGCAGGGACTTGGTGGGAGTGCACTCAGCCCTGGGAATCCGACTGTGGTGAAGAAGAGCTACACAGAGGAGAATGGTAGTGGGGCACAGAGGGGAACACGGCCACCAGATGAATATGGCTACATCATCACAGACCAGAAGTGAGAGCTGGGGATTGGGCAAGGGGGTGTGTTTGGAGGGTCTGAACCCACTACCCCACCAGCTGTTACAGGTCCATGTGCTCAGCTGAGCCTGCTTGGGTCTCTGGTAGGGTAGTTTCTAGGAGGGTCAGCTCCTCCATCTTCTCTCCACCTGCAGCCCTTGTTCCACCCCAAAGCCTTCCCTTTCAGCCCATGCCAAGATTAGAGCCAActtctgcagggcaggaggctgggatGTGCTCAGCTGggtgtgtgtgcacagctgCCTCTGCATTCTTGTATGCAAGGGTGGGGAGTTGGATCACTCACATACATATAGTCTTACCTCCTGCCTGCCTTACAGCCAGCACAGCCTTTGCTGCATGCATAGAACTCCCTGTGCCTGCCTGTCACCCTTTCCCAGTCTCAGGGAGCATGGTCTCTCTCCTCACCCCCTATGCCTGCTCctcatgctgctgctgtccctgcaggcccctggggctggctgctggcgtgcagctgctggagctcctTGCCAAGCACCTCCACCTCTCCACAGCCAGCTTCATCAATATCAGGTGAGGGACCTGGGCCATGGGGGGCTGCTGTCACAGCCCTGGCCATGCTTAGCCACCCTCAGCAGGGAGCTAGGAGGGACCAGGCTGTGGTGGGGTTGGAGAGCAGGTCTGTGCTTCCTGGTTTCACACTGTCATCCCCTCTCTGGCAGCGTTGTGGGTCCTGCGCTCACCTTTCGCATCCGGCAGAACCCCCAGAACCTCTCGCTGGCGGATGTGGCCAACCAGGCTGGTGAGTTGCACAGAGCCCCCCCTGATCctgctcttctcttccttccaaCTCCCCAAGTTGTGGGGTGGTCCTTCCCAGGGACTGGGAAGAGGAGGCTTCCACCATACATACCAGTTCCCTTGGCTGAACTGGGGAGCTGGAGTGGGGCAGGCAGCTATCAGGGTATTCCTTGGCTCTGTCTCTCGAGGGGGTCTCTAGGGTGGAGGGGAAGCACCTTTCTGACCATCTCCTCTCCGTCCACAGAGTATGTGAAGGCAAAGCTGGAGGCAGAGTTGGGCCTGAAGGTCATTCAAACAGGAGTGGGAGAGGTAGGAGTGATTGTGTCCATCCCTCGGGGCTGGGGCAGTGAGGGACACAGCACTGGCGGTGCTGCCATAGGTACAAGTCAGGAAGTATGCTCTGCCCTTGCCCTGGTGTGCAGGGGGCTTGGTGAGTGAGCTGTTCCTGTGGGTCTGTTGGGCAGATGAGGAGCGGAAGGCTCTGGGCGGCATTTcgggctgctgtgctggagataGACTTGGGTGGTCTGGGATGGGCTGGAGCAGGACTGCTCCAGTGGCCCCCTTCAACCCAGCAGCATGATGCTGCCAAGCACTCCCAGAGCACTTGattctttccaaaacaaagtCTTCATGGGATTTGAAGGCAGTTTTCAAAGGTCTCCCAGAAGCTGTCTCCCGTCCATTCCAGACCAGGGGGCTGCAGGCTACAGCCTGCAGGGTCCATCCTCACCCTTGCCTCCCCCCAGCCTGCACACCTCATCTCAGCCATGGCCTGAGCACCCCAGCAGTGGGCTGTAGCCAGAGCACCCGAGAGACCACAACTAGGCAGGCAAAATGCCATCATGCCCCTCGAGAatagaaaagcagctgaaggcAGGGAACAGAGCAGGAAACATCTGCTTGGAGAGGGGCATCCCCTCCCCATGATCCTCTGGAAACCCCTGGGAACAGTCTCTTAGTGACACAGGGGCTGGAGATGGGGGGAGCCAGGCTGGCTCCTGTGTTTGCAGACTGGGGAGGGGAAGTGGTGCAGCACATCCCCAACCTGGAGTCCCTGTTTCTTACCCTCCTGCCCTGTGGCCATAGCTGTGtgtggggaggaaggaaggactTTGCAGGAGAAGGAGGCCACTGAGGCAACCCAACTCCATCAGCAGCATGTGGAGTGTCGCTATGGCAATGCCTTCTGATGTGGCAattggcaggagctgggggagatGGCAGAGGTGAGGGAGCTGAAgcttggaggaggctgaggcagCTTTGTGAGCCCCCATGGACCTCCCCAGACCAGCCTGTGCTTTTCCTTCATCCCCCTTTCCAGGCTCGGAATTTGGTGGGACTGGTGCAAGATTTGAAGAAGGGATGTagagaggcagggaggcagcagggcccAGCCAGGCCTTGGAAGGGAGGTCCATTTTCTCCCCCAAGCCCTGCTGACATCTCCAGCAAgtgcagggctgctcctgcttgGGTGCCCAAGGGAGCCGGGAGGCACTGGCCCTGATGGCTACCCCTGGTTTTGGTGCTGGCTGTCTCCTGACAGCAGTCGGGCTGTCAAGGtttgctggggaagggggggaccCCAGGGGCTGGGGTATCCCCAGGCGATGATGGCAAAGACGTAGGTTGTGATGATGCAGTGTTTCCTCGGTAACCTCATCAGGCATGTAGCCAATGGGAGGCTGTGGCAGTGAGGTAATGCTGGCTCTGGCACCTCATTGGGCACGAGGTAGTTAGTGGTGGTGATGCCCAAACATTCCTGTGCTGCCCCAGCACCTGGCTTTCTGGGGCATGGGGCAGTGTCCTGatcaccagcagctctgggagggggagcaggtGTTTTGGTATTGGGTTGGGGTAATATCTCATTAAGCAAGAGCTCAGAACTATCCCACCCCAGCATGGGATTGGCATGGGTTGGGCTGTGCCCCTCAACCACAGGGAAGGAGTCCTGGTGGCATTGTCTGCAACATGGTAGGGCTGGCTTTGAGTCCCAGCTGAGGAGAGTGATGGGGAAGACTTGTCgttccccagccccacagctgggGTGGCACCAGACCTCGGGCAGTTCAGACATGTCCTGCCTGcctccacccccctgccccccaagTGTGTCCTGCCATGGAGCCATGGCATTTGGGTAAgcaccctggggctggagccagCACTACAGTGGCCACTAACCCCTTGGGCTGAATCTGTCCCTCATTGACCTCCAGCTGGGCAGGAGCTCAGTGAACCTGGGGTTGCTGCCTGCAATGCTgagagcagggaagcagcaggttgctgctgctgggcctTGGCTAGGCTCTGGCCCCTCTACCAGCCCCAGCACTGGTGTGAGCAACACCCTGTGCAATATGCAGGTGGGTGCACTGTGTCTCACCCCAATGGCACCTGCTGTGCCACATCTGAAAGGTGCTGGAGGAACCAGTGCAGCACTGAGTGCCCTTGCTGGTTtagctccccacagccccaaaTATGGTGCAGCATATGAGGTCTGTGCCCCACCAGCCCCATGCAGATGCCCCCCTACTAACTCTTGCTTGGCTCTATCTGCAGCGAAATGAGGCTGCTGCCTACTCACGCCCATCTCACTTTGGGGACGGCTTCCACTCAGTGCTGCTGACCTTCATTGCACTGGCCTGTGTGGCAGGCATTGCCATcgcagctgctgctgccttctgcctcCGGCGCCATGCCAAGCAGCGGGAGAAGGAGCGCCTGGCTGCCCTGGGGCCCGAGGGTGCTGCTGACACCACCTTCGAGTACCAGGTAGGACCCCATGGGATGCAGGACCCTGCGGGATGCAGCCCTGCTGCACCAGTGTCACTTGAGTTGCACAGGGCTGCCCTGTAGCAGTGCTGCGGCTGAAGGTCATGGCTCTTGCCGGGGTCCTCCAGGAGCTGTGCCGCCAGCACATGGCTGCCAAGTCCTTCTTTGGCCGTGCCGAGACATCAGCAGCACCAGCGGAGACCTCGCGGGTCAGCAGCGTCTCCTCCCAGTTCAGCGATGCCCcgcagcccagccccagctcccacagcagcactCCCTCCTGGTGCGAGGAGCCTGTCCAGTCCAACATGGATATCTCAACTGGACACATGATCCTGGTGAGCTGACCTGGCAGGGTTGCAGCCCCCTCCCTGACCCTGCAGGCTGCCAGGCTGACCGCTGCCTCTCTGTCCCAGGCCTATATGGAGGACCACCTCCGCAACCGGGACCGGCTGGCCAAGGAGTGGCAGGCTCTCTGTGCCTACCAGGCTGAGCCCAGCATCTGCTCCATTGCCCAGAGTGAAGCCAACCTGAAGAAGAACCGCAACCCTGACTATGTGCCCTGTAGGCATCCCAGCTGTCCTGCCCTAGGGACCAGCTCCCAGGgccatggcaggagggtggtGTGGGGCATGGGGATGCTTGGGGCCATGGCAGGATGCAGTGCAGGTTTGCCCCCAGCTTCCCCAGGTACTCACCGCATCCCCTGGCTTTCATTTCCCCAGATGATCATGTGCGGATCAGGCTGAAAGCTGAGAGCAACCCTTCCCGCAGTGACTTCATCAATGCCAGTCCAATTGTAAGTAACCAATGGGGACTCCTGTCCTGCCACCCTCCCCTGTGATGTGCTCAGCCCAGGCCAGGATCCCACTCTGGGACAGAGCTGGACTGAACTCACATCCTCATGAGCTACAGCTGTGAACAATGTGCCTGACCCATGGCTCAGAAGTAGTTAAAATCCATTTCCCTCCTGGCTGTGGCACCTGAAGTTCCCTCCCTAGCCctcccatcatccctggagtatccccccctgctccttccagTGCTGCTGACCCAAAGAGCAGGTAGACTGACACCCCCCCACACTCCTTCCTGCTCTAGATCGAGCATGACCCACGGATGCCAGCATATATTGCCACACAGGGGCCCCTGTCCCACACTATCGCTGACTTCTGGCAGGTGAGTACCACCCGGCTGTGCCAGCCCACTGGGGTCCCTCAGGGTGCTGTCCACCAAATGAGTTGCAGTGGCTTGGCTGCcctcctgcctggggacacTCAGTGGTGACACCCCTCATGCCTTGCCCTCAGATGGTGTGGGAGCATGGCTGCACCGTCATCGTCATGCTGAGCCCCCTGGCTGAGGACAGTGTCAAGCAGTGTGATCGCTACTGGCCGGATGAAGGCTCCTCTCTCTACCACATCTATGAGGCAAGTGTGGACAGTAGCCTGGGAGAGGGGGTATTCTtcagctcctgtccccccccacacacacaacacCCCTGCCCAGAATTGATGCCCTGGCTACCTCTCTTGGGCAGGTGAACCTGGTGTCGGAGCACATCTGGTGTGAGGATTTCCTGGTGCGCAGCTTCTACCTGAAGAACGTGCAGTCACAGGAGACCCGCACTCTGACACAGTTCCACTTCCTCAGCTGGCCAGCTGAGGGTATCCCTGCCACCACCCGGCCCCTCCTCGACTTCCGCAGGTGAGCACCCACCCTGTGCCTGGCCAGCCCCTGGGGAGATAGCAGGGGGTCCCGACCACAGGGGACAGATGGGTGAGGACATCGCTGCCAGTGTGATGAGGGTCAGGGCTGTGGCATGGACAGGCTGTGGGGGATCAGGGGTGGCTGTGagtggggaggagcagaagaACCAGGTTCTGGTGAGTTTGGAATGAGGCTCAGTAGAGCTCGGTAGGCAAGAAACCTCCAGCTGAGCTTACCAGGGCTCTCCAGCCTTCATGGGGAGGGTGGGAAAGTGCTCTTACCTGGAGTTGGCATGGGGGACAGCACTGCCTGACACCCTCTCCAGCCACGGGTGCAAGAAGCCCAGGAGCCAACCTTGAACAGCTGTGACCCATTGCTCCCAATACTCCAAAGCCAGCAGAGGGTCCTCAGCTAGCCTGAAGAgagggctgtggggctgtgagCGCTCCCAGGAGCTTTGCAGGCAGCGCCTGCTGGAGTCTCAGCATCCCTGGGTGGTGGTGGCCTCCTGCCAGGGGCTAGCCTGTCACTGTTCTCAGGACATGTGAGGCCAGGGTCCCTGCTTAGGGCAGTAGGGGGTCCCCAAGCACATCACCCTCCTCTCCGCCCCGCTcactctctctctgtctctctgtctgtctctgtctctctctcgCAGCTGCCGGCGTCATTTTTGTGATTTGCAGCTAGTAATCTGGCTCCAGTTGCATAGTCACAAAAGTGATCGTTGGCAGCCGTGCCTGCTGCATGGAGCATGCCGGGAGCCCCGCTGGCACCTGGCCCCCAGCTTCGCATCCCACCGGACCAGAGATGCTCCCCTGGGGGTCCTGCCActgctcccctccccaggctgggcaCCTGAGGAGATgggctcctctccctgcccgAGCTCCTTTCCACCCATATTCCCCATCCCATGCCCAGCACCactggagaggcaggaggagccaTGCACCAGCCCCCCAGGGCCACATCATGGGATGTCCACTGCCTCCCTTTCTGGATCAGCACAGCAAGGGGCACCTAATGCAGCCATGTCCCCATCATGGAAGGGCACTGACCTTCTCCCTCTTGTCCTTGCAGGAAGGTGAACAAGTGCTACCGGGGTCGCTCCTGCCCTATTATTGTGCACTGCAGGTAttgctggggacagagaggggggGTACaagctggagggggggggggggggctggaaggCTCAGACCTGCTGGCTGGGACCAGTCCCTGGAGCCCGTCCCCCTTGTCCAAGTGTCTGTGTCTTGCAGTGATGGTGCAGGCAGGACTGGAACATACATCCTCGTAGATATGGTCCTGAACCGAATGGCCAAAGGTAGGTGCAGGACAGCACTGCTTCTGCCCTGTCTGGGGGGGCACAGGGCCATGTGCTCGGCCTCTCCTACCATCTttctcccccctgccccaggggtgAAGGAAATAGACATAGCTGCTACACTGGAGCACATCCGAGATCAGAGGCCTGGCATGGTGCAGACCAAGGTACCCCAAAACCTGGagctcccctccctccctgagcacacagagctcctggTCTAGCAGGAAGACTGATgtcccctcttctctcctccctcaGGACCAGTTTGAGTTTGCATTGACAGCTGTGGCTGAGGAAGTGAATGCCATCCTGAAGGCACTGCCACAGTGAGGGCAAGGAGCCCTTCCCTCTTGTCTTCCCCCATGCTCCCCTGGCTTCCTGCGCTCTCCTTACCCTCACTGTGGGGCTGCCCTCCCTGTAAAttgctgtctgtgctgctgtctgtgtTCCTTGTCCCCTcatccctctcccctttctgtccccagggacacaggGCTCAGCCCCTCTGTGTGCAGTGCACAGGACCCCATTGGAcctgctgccactgcagagGGGACTGGGCTCATGTCCCCTATCCCCTGTGGAGAAGGGCCAGGTGAGGCTGCTGAGAGTTGGCTGTGGGgtccctgcagctgctttcctgcACCCCAACCTGG
The nucleotide sequence above comes from Heliangelus exortis chromosome 6, bHelExo1.hap1, whole genome shotgun sequence. Encoded proteins:
- the PTPRN gene encoding receptor-type tyrosine-protein phosphatase-like N isoform X4, with the translated sequence MGRRLLRALLCLLLLAGRGLLRDGGASATATAAHGCLFDRRLCSPQEVCVQDGLFGQCQVGSVQDRPYFQVTSHVLQRLQDVLRHLMAQGLSWQDGITQYVISQEMERIPRLRPPPPLEPMARDSSPRRAPLTTDPGLPAAQHLGQLPPLLPSPMVQRYLEHVLLPPSPQLGYEEAVLNPYSYHRFGYQNGAHQLSSGSARQSPETSSLLGRVPAQAFFGAGPVPSYGGQPGTDGGHLFQDLGMLSLPREKAGHSDPASTRLQHSLRLSGDYRDTEEREQTAPLAAQPPPAQTDAAMKRLASLLASYGLGLPELSPQQLSSLSALLQLLQSSGAAGPEVLTVKRVGLQQGGAGGGVAQQMLEGDMQHREEPVHPTSTVPPPKIPNSSSLGDGLKDRAMSLPPPHAEPQQGLGGSALSPGNPTVVKKSYTEENGSGAQRGTRPPDEYGYIITDQKPLGLAAGVQLLELLAKHLHLSTASFINISVVGPALTFRIRQNPQNLSLADVANQAEYVKAKLEAELGLKVIQTGVGERNEAAAYSRPSHFGDGFHSVLLTFIALACVAGIAIAAAAAFCLRRHAKQREKERLAALGPEGAADTTFEYQELCRQHMAAKSFFGRAETSAAPAETSRVSSVSSQFSDAPQPSPSSHSSTPSWCEEPVQSNMDISTGHMILAYMEDHLRNRDRLAKEWQALCAYQAEPSICSIAQSEANLKKNRNPDYVPYDHVRIRLKAESNPSRSDFINASPIMVWEHGCTVIVMLSPLAEDSVKQCDRYWPDEGSSLYHIYEVNLVSEHIWCEDFLVRSFYLKNVQSQETRTLTQFHFLSWPAEGIPATTRPLLDFRRKVNKCYRGRSCPIIVHCSDGAGRTGTYILVDMVLNRMAKGVKEIDIAATLEHIRDQRPGMVQTKDQFEFALTAVAEEVNAILKALPQ
- the PTPRN gene encoding receptor-type tyrosine-protein phosphatase-like N isoform X2, with product MGRRLLRALLCLLLLAGRGLLRDGGASATATAAHGCLFDRRLCSPQEVCVQDGLFGQCQVGSVQDRPYFQVTSHVLQRLQDVLRHLMAQGLSWQDGITQYVISQEMERIPRLRPPPPLEPMARDSSPRRAPLTTDPGLPAAQHLGQLPPLLPSPMVQRYLEHVLLPPSPQLGYEEAVLNPYSYHRFGYQNGAHQLSSGSARQSPETSSLLGRVPAQAFFGAGPVPSYGGQPGTDGGHLFQDLGMLSLPREKAGHSDPASTRLQHSLRLSGDYRDTEEREQTAPLAAQPPPAQTDAAMKRLASLLASYGLGLPELSPQQLSSLSALLQLLQSSGAAGPEVLTVKRVGLQQGGAGGGVAQQMLEGDMQHREEPVHPTSTVPPPKIPNSSSLGDGLKDRAMSLPPPHAEPQQGLGGSALSPGNPTVVKKSYTEENGSGAQRGTRPPDEYGYIITDQKPLGLAAGVQLLELLAKHLHLSTASFINISVVGPALTFRIRQNPQNLSLADVANQAEYVKAKLEAELGLKVIQTGVGERNEAAAYSRPSHFGDGFHSVLLTFIALACVAGIAIAAAAAFCLRRHAKQREKERLAALGPEGAADTTFEYQELCRQHMAAKSFFGRAETSAAPAETSRVSSVSSQFSDAPQPSPSSHSSTPSWCEEPVQSNMDISTGHMILAYMEDHLRNRDRLAKEWQALCAYQAEPSICSIAQSEANLKKNRNPDYVPYDHVRIRLKAESNPSRSDFINASPIIEHDPRMPAYIATQGPLSHTIADFWQMVWEHGCTVIVMLSPLAEDSVKQCDRYWPDEGSSLYHIYEVNLVSEHIWCEDFLVRSFYLKNVQSQETRTLTQFHFLSWPAEGIPATTRPLLDFRRKVNKCYRGRSCPIIVHCSDGAGRTGTYILVDMVLNRMAKGVKEIDIAATLEHIRDQRPGMVQTKDQFEFALTAVAEEVNAILKALPQ